One segment of Marvinbryantia formatexigens DSM 14469 DNA contains the following:
- a CDS encoding sensor histidine kinase, whose translation MKRLVHKWTFAKRMKAFFLASIVLVSLLVLLLTTWISANNLRVNTEKLVQNQLELLATSYNGSLEQYKNTCRAILMNDSVQDFLEGDSDRVVQVENQQSAREMLTQIYNSNDNINFIALLKEDSGEYLYRGSGVSYADFEDSWEKDWQESQPGSGAMRLSYSNNYFKGSQYTVSVYYPAYSNQIVGKSYGILCINFQNIFLESLSVKKQISDTEYSELMLVDTEGNVISGQEMEEEQEISGIAAYLDGTNGSFQKDGKLVSYYKIGSWNYYLLSVTPLNKLYHTSMRTIWVVSLLLILVIFGLSAIAGRQFSRIYAPLDDIVREMARVSEGKMDVRINAEPLGKDFEPMADGFNTMMDKLEASMEEIRVKQEQLSQTRLNALQSQIQPHFLYNTLDCIHWQAVADGNREISTLVKALASYYRICLSKGKNIIPLSEELQHIEYYVLIQNMRYDNRLHLDINVDEKYRQVLLPKLTLQPLVENAVEHGIERREGVNGNIFIWVEECGNGDIVLRVANSGNGMTEARVAQMNEYLAANAADFGYGVRNVNKRIQLLFGQEYGLHYEVNAWQGVTAAITLPAEKDSGLSDGDSDAGKEAGSFGGVNV comes from the coding sequence ATGAAGAGACTGGTACATAAATGGACGTTTGCGAAAAGGATGAAGGCATTTTTTCTGGCGAGCATTGTACTGGTCTCTTTGCTCGTGCTCCTGCTGACTACCTGGATATCGGCGAACAACCTGCGCGTAAATACGGAAAAGCTGGTGCAGAATCAGCTTGAGCTGCTGGCGACGAGCTATAACGGGTCGCTGGAACAGTACAAAAATACCTGCCGGGCAATTCTGATGAACGACTCTGTGCAGGATTTTCTGGAGGGTGACAGCGACAGGGTGGTACAGGTGGAAAACCAGCAGTCGGCAAGAGAAATGCTGACGCAGATTTATAATTCCAATGACAATATTAATTTTATCGCGCTGCTGAAAGAGGATTCCGGCGAATACCTGTACCGCGGAAGCGGCGTTTCCTATGCGGATTTTGAGGATTCCTGGGAGAAGGACTGGCAGGAAAGCCAGCCGGGCAGCGGCGCCATGCGGCTTTCCTACAGCAACAATTATTTCAAGGGCTCCCAGTATACGGTTTCCGTGTACTATCCGGCGTATTCCAACCAGATTGTAGGAAAATCCTACGGGATTCTCTGTATTAATTTCCAGAATATTTTTCTGGAGAGCCTCAGTGTGAAAAAACAGATTTCGGATACAGAGTATTCTGAGCTGATGCTGGTGGACACAGAAGGAAATGTGATTTCCGGGCAGGAAATGGAGGAAGAGCAGGAGATTTCCGGCATTGCGGCATATTTAGACGGAACGAACGGCTCCTTCCAGAAAGATGGGAAGCTGGTCAGCTATTACAAAATCGGAAGCTGGAATTATTATCTGCTCAGCGTGACGCCTCTTAATAAACTGTATCATACCAGTATGCGCACCATCTGGGTGGTTTCCCTGCTGCTGATTCTGGTGATTTTCGGGCTTTCGGCAATCGCTGGCAGACAGTTTTCCCGGATTTACGCGCCGCTGGATGATATCGTGCGGGAAATGGCGCGGGTGTCCGAAGGAAAAATGGACGTGCGCATCAATGCGGAGCCGCTTGGAAAGGATTTTGAGCCGATGGCGGACGGGTTTAATACGATGATGGACAAGCTGGAAGCCTCTATGGAGGAAATCCGCGTCAAGCAGGAGCAGCTTTCCCAGACGCGCCTGAATGCGCTGCAGTCCCAGATTCAGCCGCATTTTCTGTATAATACGCTGGACTGCATCCATTGGCAGGCGGTGGCGGACGGCAACCGGGAGATTTCCACGCTGGTGAAGGCGCTGGCGTCGTATTACCGCATCTGTCTGAGCAAGGGAAAGAATATCATTCCTCTGTCGGAGGAGCTGCAGCATATTGAATATTATGTGCTCATCCAGAACATGCGCTATGATAACCGGCTTCACCTGGATATCAATGTGGATGAAAAATACCGGCAGGTGCTGCTGCCGAAGCTGACGCTGCAGCCGCTGGTGGAGAATGCGGTGGAGCACGGGATCGAGCGCCGGGAGGGCGTAAACGGCAATATTTTTATCTGGGTCGAGGAGTGCGGAAACGGCGATATCGTGCTGCGGGTGGCGAACAGCGGCAACGGCATGACAGAGGCGCGTGTAGCGCAGATGAACGAATATCTGGCGGCGAACGCGGCGGATTTCGGCTATGGCGTGCGAAATGTAAACAAACGGATACAGCTTCTTTTCGGACAGGAATACGGGCTGCACTATGAGGTCAATGCCTGGCAGGGCGTGACGGCGGCGATTACGCTGCCGGCGGAGAAGGACAGCGGTCTCTCTGACGGCGATTCTGACGCCGGAAAAGAAGCGGGAAGCTTCGGAGGAGTAAATGTATAA
- a CDS encoding carbohydrate ABC transporter permease, with amino-acid sequence MDRYKKSKIKSRISWTIAIILAIAMAVVSITPFIFMVLNSFKEKFEMLTKGVFTLPDSFYIDNYVEVITGNFGRFFINSVIVLAVSLTLLLLVAACASYPLSRFKFKLNGPIYALIVACMSIPVHVTLIPIFKMTRSMGLYDSIWALIGPYVAMGVPISVFILTGFMKGIPKEIEESAEIDGCNKIQMFFKMILPLSKPGLSTLAIYNGVNMWNEFSFAYTLTQSAENRTLPLAVWEFRGRYSMNTPMIMAVLVLTLLPMLILFIFAQDKLIKGMTAGAVKG; translated from the coding sequence ATGGACAGATACAAAAAAAGTAAAATCAAAAGCAGGATAAGCTGGACCATCGCCATTATTCTGGCGATAGCGATGGCGGTCGTATCCATCACACCGTTTATCTTCATGGTGCTGAACTCCTTCAAGGAAAAGTTTGAAATGCTGACAAAGGGCGTTTTCACACTGCCCGACAGCTTTTATATTGACAACTATGTCGAGGTAATCACCGGCAATTTCGGAAGATTTTTTATAAACAGTGTGATCGTGCTGGCGGTTTCGCTTACGCTGCTCCTTCTTGTGGCGGCGTGCGCATCCTATCCGCTTTCCCGCTTTAAGTTTAAGCTGAACGGACCGATTTACGCGCTGATTGTTGCCTGTATGTCGATTCCGGTTCACGTAACCCTGATTCCGATTTTCAAGATGACCCGTTCGATGGGACTGTACGATTCCATCTGGGCGCTGATTGGACCGTACGTGGCGATGGGCGTGCCGATTTCCGTATTTATCCTCACCGGCTTTATGAAGGGTATCCCGAAGGAGATTGAAGAGTCGGCGGAGATTGACGGCTGCAACAAAATCCAGATGTTTTTTAAGATGATTCTGCCGCTCTCCAAGCCGGGCTTATCTACGCTGGCAATTTACAACGGTGTAAATATGTGGAATGAATTCAGCTTTGCCTATACGCTGACACAGTCCGCGGAAAACCGCACGCTGCCGCTGGCGGTCTGGGAATTCCGCGGAAGATATTCCATGAATACGCCGATGATTATGGCGGTTCTGGTGCTGACGCTGCTGCCGATGCTGATTCTGTTTATCTTTGCGCAGGATAAGCTGATTAAGGGTATGACGGCAGGCGCGGTAAAGGGTTGA
- a CDS encoding carbohydrate ABC transporter permease encodes MNKNSLLVQKQRETNRVAAIFLAPVLIVLAVFVFYPIINTFQTSLYKWNGISSDQTFIGLSNWATLIRDGNFWYAFRNNIIIMILSICIQIPLGLAMATFLDFVGKKGNIFKVIWFIPMLISSVAIGFLFTYALATKGGIVSAISNFFGGGNIDLLGNPDTALYTIIAIIAWQFTPFYMVYSMAGFTNISTDVFEAARIDGATRGQYFWKIALPLLMPTLKNAAIMSMVGSLKYFDLIYVMTNGGPGRSTELMATYMYKLSFSEFNMGYGSTVAAGMFILITAIALVTMRLINGKEEA; translated from the coding sequence ATGAATAAAAATTCATTACTTGTACAGAAGCAGAGAGAGACGAACCGGGTAGCGGCAATCTTTCTGGCTCCGGTGCTGATTGTTCTGGCAGTTTTCGTGTTTTATCCGATTATCAATACCTTCCAGACCAGCCTCTATAAATGGAACGGTATTTCTTCGGACCAGACCTTTATCGGGCTGTCCAACTGGGCAACGCTGATCAGGGACGGAAATTTCTGGTACGCGTTCAGAAATAACATTATTATCATGATACTTTCCATCTGTATCCAGATTCCGCTCGGTCTGGCGATGGCAACCTTCCTGGATTTTGTCGGGAAGAAGGGAAATATCTTTAAGGTCATCTGGTTTATCCCGATGCTGATTTCCTCCGTGGCAATCGGCTTTCTGTTTACCTATGCGCTGGCAACCAAGGGCGGCATTGTAAGCGCGATTTCCAATTTCTTCGGCGGAGGAAATATTGACCTTCTGGGTAATCCGGACACGGCGCTCTACACGATTATCGCCATTATCGCATGGCAGTTCACGCCGTTTTACATGGTATATTCGATGGCGGGCTTCACGAATATTTCTACGGATGTATTTGAGGCGGCGCGAATCGACGGGGCGACACGCGGCCAGTATTTCTGGAAGATTGCCCTGCCGCTTCTGATGCCGACTCTGAAAAATGCGGCGATTATGTCTATGGTAGGTTCTCTGAAGTATTTCGATTTGATTTATGTTATGACAAACGGCGGTCCGGGACGCTCTACCGAGCTGATGGCGACCTACATGTACAAGCTGTCGTTCTCGGAATTTAACATGGGCTACGGCTCCACAGTGGCGGCAGGTATGTTTATTTTAATTACGGCAATCGCGCTTGTCACCATGCGGCTGATTAACGGAAAGGAGGAAGCATAA
- a CDS encoding extracellular solute-binding protein: MKKRLISALLGTALAATTVCGMSASAEEITFWNVQAEGYDLEIINEAVEKFNSTTESGYTVVNVPTQNDAYKEKLVIAMSSGECPDMYSHWSGGPMIEYIESGFAQDITEQFNSTDLPERLMPASISQATYNDKIYAVPYNDISISGIYYNKTIFADLGLEVPTTIGELEAVCDTLVENGIVPFALANSTKWTGSMYFMNLATRYGGLEPFEKAVAGEGSFEDECFIWAGEKIQEWVQKGYFPEGVNALSEDDGQARQLLYTGEAAMTCIGSWYTQTIKSDSEEFFDENIGWFKFPAYEGAPDVDDSIIVGTVGDNFISFNCEGEKLDAAIEFASLLVGDEMVEFAAERGRMKPVNGVEKNATEPVTQAIMEAVSNASSIQLWYDQYLPPAVANAHLDGLQEVFGLTKTPAEAQAMMQEAMEAYNAES, from the coding sequence ATGAAAAAAAGACTTATCAGTGCGTTGCTTGGGACGGCGCTTGCAGCGACAACCGTATGCGGTATGAGTGCATCGGCGGAGGAGATCACCTTCTGGAATGTACAGGCAGAGGGCTATGATCTGGAAATCATCAACGAGGCGGTTGAGAAATTCAACTCTACTACAGAGAGCGGCTATACGGTTGTCAATGTACCGACGCAGAACGACGCATACAAAGAGAAGCTGGTTATCGCCATGAGCTCCGGAGAGTGCCCGGATATGTATTCCCACTGGTCGGGCGGTCCGATGATTGAGTACATCGAATCGGGATTTGCACAGGATATTACCGAGCAGTTTAACAGCACGGACCTTCCGGAAAGGCTGATGCCGGCGTCTATTTCGCAGGCTACCTACAACGACAAGATCTATGCGGTTCCGTATAATGACATTTCCATTTCCGGAATCTACTACAACAAGACGATTTTCGCAGACCTCGGACTGGAGGTGCCGACGACCATCGGAGAGCTGGAAGCGGTCTGTGACACACTGGTAGAAAACGGCATTGTTCCGTTTGCGCTGGCGAACTCCACAAAGTGGACCGGTTCCATGTATTTCATGAACCTTGCGACACGCTACGGCGGGCTGGAACCGTTTGAGAAAGCGGTTGCAGGAGAAGGCTCCTTTGAGGACGAGTGCTTCATCTGGGCAGGCGAGAAGATTCAGGAATGGGTACAGAAGGGCTACTTCCCGGAGGGCGTAAACGCGCTGAGCGAGGACGACGGACAGGCAAGACAGCTTCTGTACACAGGCGAGGCGGCGATGACCTGCATCGGTTCCTGGTATACACAGACAATTAAGTCTGACAGCGAAGAATTCTTTGATGAAAACATCGGCTGGTTCAAGTTCCCGGCATATGAGGGCGCACCGGATGTGGACGATTCCATTATCGTTGGTACGGTTGGCGATAACTTTATCTCCTTCAACTGCGAAGGCGAAAAACTTGACGCGGCAATCGAATTTGCTTCCCTGCTGGTAGGCGATGAGATGGTGGAATTTGCGGCGGAGCGCGGCAGAATGAAACCGGTAAATGGTGTTGAGAAAAATGCGACGGAGCCGGTAACGCAGGCAATCATGGAAGCAGTAAGCAATGCATCTTCCATCCAGCTCTGGTATGACCAATATCTTCCGCCCGCAGTTGCAAACGCACACCTGGATGGTCTGCAGGAGGTATTTGGTCTGACAAAGACACCGGCAGAGGCGCAGGCAATGATGCAGGAGGCTATGGAGGCTTACAACGCGGAAAGCTAA
- a CDS encoding right-handed parallel beta-helix repeat-containing protein codes for MKYYVSATAARNGDGSKEKPFQTITQAAKLAVAGDEVIVAPGVYREYVNPVNAGTEEAPIVYRSEEIGKAVITGAEEVKDWANYEGDVWTARIPNGIFGSYNPYTVLVKGDWYNTDIKPVHTGEVYLNGKAMYEAVTLDKVLHPAVDNSSWDPEGTVYTWYTEQDGDTTVIYANFQGADPTRENVEINVRRNCFYPDKTGVNYITLSGFVVKQAATQWAPPTAYQEGMVGPHWSKGWIIEDCEISDSRCSGISLGKYLQPNNENKWTTKYYKDGTQTERDAICQAQIEGWTKENIGHHIVRRCNIHDCGQTGIVGHLGGVFSIIEDNHIHHINNKQDLAGAEIGGIKMHAAIDVIYRRNHIHHCTRGLWLDWQAQGTRVTQNLFHDNVPPKGTKITNSLSLAEDIFIEVSHGPTLVDNNLLLSNCSCRISTQGTAMVHNLIAGSFTWVGDGTDNGAGVLPSNRYTPYHVPHRTEVAGFMTILHGDARFYNNIFVQQPVREDLLAYVKSTGEEKQFNFVCGTKPYDGYPTEEAYRAQFTPQSIVAHGHKDFYYDHMPVYTGGNVYFNGAQPCDTEENYREDREHTVSWKLTEEDGKVMLETNLYELLPEFETPFVSTEVLGEAFEPEQKFENPDGTPIFFDSDYNGAHRRLHPLAGPFESRKNVQQVF; via the coding sequence ATGAAGTATTATGTTTCAGCAACGGCAGCAAGAAATGGCGACGGCTCAAAGGAAAAGCCGTTTCAGACCATCACGCAGGCGGCAAAGCTTGCCGTGGCGGGCGACGAGGTAATCGTGGCGCCGGGCGTATATCGTGAGTACGTGAATCCGGTGAATGCGGGAACCGAAGAGGCGCCGATTGTATACCGTTCCGAGGAGATTGGAAAAGCAGTGATTACCGGCGCGGAGGAAGTGAAGGATTGGGCAAATTATGAGGGCGACGTCTGGACGGCGCGGATTCCGAACGGCATTTTCGGCAGCTACAACCCGTACACGGTTCTGGTAAAGGGCGACTGGTACAACACAGACATCAAGCCGGTACATACCGGGGAGGTTTATTTAAACGGAAAGGCAATGTACGAGGCAGTTACGCTGGATAAGGTGCTGCATCCGGCGGTGGACAACTCCTCCTGGGATCCGGAGGGGACCGTATACACCTGGTATACTGAGCAGGACGGCGATACGACCGTGATTTACGCAAACTTCCAGGGCGCGGATCCGACGAGGGAAAACGTGGAGATCAATGTGCGCAGAAACTGCTTCTACCCGGATAAGACCGGCGTGAATTATATTACACTTTCCGGTTTTGTAGTAAAGCAGGCGGCTACGCAGTGGGCGCCGCCGACGGCATACCAGGAGGGCATGGTAGGACCGCACTGGTCGAAGGGCTGGATTATCGAAGACTGCGAGATTTCCGATTCCAGATGCTCCGGTATTTCGCTCGGAAAATATCTGCAGCCGAACAACGAAAACAAGTGGACGACAAAATACTACAAGGACGGCACCCAGACGGAGAGAGACGCTATCTGCCAGGCGCAGATTGAGGGCTGGACGAAGGAGAATATCGGTCATCACATTGTGCGCCGCTGCAACATCCACGACTGCGGACAGACCGGCATTGTCGGACATCTTGGCGGCGTGTTCTCCATCATTGAGGACAACCACATTCATCATATTAATAATAAGCAGGACCTTGCGGGTGCGGAGATCGGCGGCATCAAAATGCACGCGGCAATCGACGTGATCTATCGGAGAAACCATATCCATCACTGCACGCGCGGTCTGTGGCTGGACTGGCAGGCGCAGGGCACCCGTGTGACGCAGAACCTGTTTCACGACAATGTGCCGCCGAAGGGAACAAAGATTACGAATTCCCTGTCCCTGGCGGAGGATATTTTCATCGAGGTTTCGCACGGTCCGACACTGGTGGACAACAATCTGCTGCTGTCGAACTGCTCCTGCCGTATCAGCACGCAGGGAACGGCGATGGTGCACAATCTGATTGCCGGTTCCTTTACCTGGGTGGGCGACGGAACGGACAACGGCGCAGGCGTGCTGCCGTCCAACCGTTATACGCCGTACCATGTGCCGCACAGAACGGAAGTGGCGGGCTTTATGACCATTCTGCACGGCGACGCGCGTTTCTATAACAATATTTTTGTGCAGCAGCCGGTGCGTGAGGACCTGCTTGCTTATGTGAAGAGCACGGGCGAGGAGAAGCAGTTCAACTTTGTGTGCGGAACGAAGCCATATGACGGCTATCCGACGGAGGAGGCATACCGCGCGCAGTTTACGCCGCAGTCGATTGTCGCCCACGGACATAAGGATTTCTATTATGACCATATGCCGGTCTATACGGGCGGAAATGTGTACTTCAATGGAGCGCAGCCCTGCGACACGGAGGAAAACTACCGGGAAGACAGGGAGCATACGGTAAGCTGGAAGCTCACGGAAGAGGACGGCAAGGTGATGCTGGAGACAAACCTTTACGAGCTTCTGCCGGAATTTGAGACGCCGTTTGTTTCCACGGAGGTTCTCGGAGAAGCCTTCGAGCCGGAGCAGAAATTTGAAAATCCGGACGGCACGCCGATTTTCTTTGACAGCGACTACAACGGTGCGCACCGCAGGCTCCATCCGCTGGCAGGACCATTCGAGAGCAGAAAGAACGTGCAGCAGGTCTTCTGA
- a CDS encoding AraC family transcriptional regulator, with translation MNPFYEQQHQTLRTAVLNTLSFPEHLHAHTEFLYVQAGETTVSVGAASYDMKQGDCALIFPGQVHSYHASSDNRIWLLIFDAGVAASFQYLLQKFRPACPYLPAGQVSPDIALAVCRLDDMNMEENPALAAAWIQIILGHLLPRLELIEKKQPENEDLTYQLIRYMAEHFQEPLSLDSLAKALHVNKYYLSHIFSDKLHISFPQYLGHLRVDYACNAMQHSDKSLTVIWAEAGFSSQRSFNRIFREIRGMSPLAYRKMVR, from the coding sequence ATGAATCCGTTTTACGAACAGCAGCATCAGACTCTGCGCACCGCCGTCTTAAATACGCTTTCTTTTCCGGAGCATCTGCATGCCCACACGGAATTTTTGTATGTGCAGGCGGGTGAGACGACTGTGTCCGTCGGAGCCGCCTCTTACGATATGAAGCAGGGCGACTGCGCGCTCATTTTTCCCGGACAGGTACACAGCTATCACGCTTCTTCAGATAACCGCATATGGCTGCTGATTTTTGACGCCGGCGTCGCCGCTTCTTTCCAGTACCTGCTGCAGAAATTCCGTCCCGCCTGCCCGTATCTGCCGGCGGGCCAGGTCTCCCCGGATATCGCACTCGCCGTCTGCCGCCTGGATGATATGAACATGGAAGAAAACCCGGCGCTTGCCGCCGCATGGATACAGATTATTCTCGGACACCTCCTGCCGCGGCTGGAACTCATCGAGAAAAAACAGCCAGAAAATGAGGACCTCACCTACCAGCTCATCCGCTATATGGCGGAGCATTTCCAGGAGCCCCTGTCGCTGGATTCCCTGGCAAAGGCGCTCCACGTAAATAAATATTATCTTTCACACATCTTCTCCGATAAGCTTCACATCAGCTTTCCACAGTATCTCGGACACCTGCGGGTGGATTACGCGTGCAACGCCATGCAGCATTCCGATAAATCGCTCACCGTTATCTGGGCGGAGGCAGGCTTTTCCAGCCAGCGCAGCTTCAACCGGATATTCCGCGAAATCCGGGGAATGAGCCCGCTGGCATACCGGAAGATGGTGAGGTAG
- a CDS encoding PD-(D/E)XK nuclease family transposase, whose amino-acid sequence MNNKLAMYFPMLRTREEALSEITGRSDLQNLFASWKKEQQEEFLDFITGARGVKVLYDFMFKEIMNPESAPERLEDLLSCLLEQKIKILRVLPNDTTRIADESSLLVTDIVAELEDGSVVNIEVQKIGYAFPGERSACYSADLLLRQYRRVRSQKQKAFSYRDIRDVFTIVFFEKSPAEFHRYPDIFLHRFTQKSDTGLKLNLLQQYLFIPLDIFRKIHQNKDIQSKLEAWLVFLSMDDPEEISRLLETYPEFRPLYAHIYDMCRNMEDVMGLFSEELRELDRNTVQYMIDEMQDNIDRKKVLLEQQKQQLEQINQQLIQKGQELSQQEQQLEQTNQQLEAQNQQLEAQNLQLEQTNQQLEAQNLQLEAQNLQLAQKDRQIAELQKLLQNR is encoded by the coding sequence ATGAACAACAAATTAGCAATGTATTTTCCGATGCTGAGAACAAGAGAAGAGGCGCTGTCCGAAATAACCGGCAGAAGCGACCTGCAGAATCTCTTCGCATCATGGAAAAAGGAACAGCAGGAAGAATTTCTGGACTTTATTACCGGCGCACGCGGTGTAAAAGTTCTGTACGATTTTATGTTCAAGGAAATCATGAATCCGGAAAGCGCCCCGGAACGTCTGGAGGACCTGCTTTCCTGCCTGCTGGAGCAAAAAATCAAAATCCTGCGCGTGCTGCCGAATGATACCACACGCATAGCGGATGAGTCATCCCTTCTGGTCACAGATATTGTGGCGGAACTGGAAGACGGCAGTGTCGTCAATATTGAAGTGCAGAAAATCGGCTATGCCTTTCCCGGCGAGCGCAGCGCCTGCTATTCAGCAGACCTGCTGCTGCGCCAGTACAGACGCGTGCGCAGCCAGAAGCAGAAAGCCTTCAGCTACCGGGATATCCGTGATGTTTTCACGATTGTATTTTTTGAAAAAAGCCCGGCTGAATTTCATCGGTACCCCGATATTTTCCTGCATCGCTTTACCCAGAAATCCGATACCGGTTTAAAGCTTAACCTGCTGCAGCAATATCTGTTTATTCCGCTTGACATCTTCCGGAAAATCCATCAAAATAAAGACATACAAAGCAAACTGGAGGCATGGCTTGTATTTCTGAGTATGGATGACCCCGAAGAAATCAGCAGGCTTCTGGAAACTTACCCGGAATTCAGGCCACTGTATGCGCACATCTACGATATGTGCCGGAATATGGAGGATGTTATGGGACTATTTTCTGAAGAATTACGCGAACTCGACCGCAACACCGTGCAGTATATGATTGACGAAATGCAGGACAACATCGACCGGAAAAAGGTACTGCTGGAACAGCAGAAGCAGCAACTGGAACAGATAAATCAGCAACTGATCCAGAAAGGGCAGGAGCTTTCCCAACAGGAGCAGCAACTGGAACAGACGAATCAGCAATTAGAAGCCCAGAATCAGCAGCTTGAAGCCCAGAACCTGCAACTGGAACAGACGAATCAACAACTGGAAGCCCAGAACCTGCAGCTTGAAGCCCAGAACCTGCAGCTTGCGCAGAAAGACAGGCAGATTGCCGAGCTGCAGAAGCTGCTGCAAAACAGATAA
- a CDS encoding YARHG domain-containing protein — protein sequence MISMRIARDKGFDSADGGKILGKKIYKEGCEKMEKKTGRRIYFGLGSAMLAAALAGQCAAAENIWDCVETTDAQGRSVLQFEEVAVTIPADWNGLYEYEEDGDGVTFYQIASREKGREDGYDYMGNIFRLNCSENYDFMDYLPNYKLLGSGEHGVYYVTQPTDLRAYESDAAILEEYRNLQDDMEWIIDNTVISSPGEGAIDEDSFAEDMGSIAEDAYILENSFLGKLTAADLDGMNNTQLQMAINEIYARHHRKFETQSIQDYFNQKSWYSGTVEAADFNPGVLSQTEQENIAFILSSMSGEQETGTASAGQTLKKMYATTGVNLRDQASVEGKILAVVLSGAGVEITGQMTNGWMPVRYQGVNGYISAEYLSDWQYAPGDTDWTEQDPEDNTGETESYLESLGSPGAKVEKEGGMFDSDGIIFGKNNDMGYVHGTVTWRDGNNFGLRTADGTEISLNFVTSKIQEEYVDALQPGVEADIVYNPAINEVEVMTLY from the coding sequence ATGATATCGATGCGTATTGCCCGCGATAAAGGCTTTGATTCTGCGGATGGCGGAAAAATATTGGGGAAGAAAATCTATAAGGAAGGATGCGAAAAGATGGAGAAAAAAACTGGAAGAAGGATATATTTTGGTCTGGGGTCTGCGATGCTGGCAGCGGCGCTGGCGGGGCAGTGCGCAGCAGCGGAGAATATCTGGGACTGTGTGGAAACGACGGACGCACAGGGAAGAAGCGTGCTGCAGTTTGAGGAAGTAGCGGTTACGATTCCGGCTGACTGGAATGGACTCTATGAATATGAAGAGGATGGCGACGGGGTGACATTTTACCAGATAGCGTCACGGGAAAAAGGAAGAGAAGACGGATACGATTATATGGGAAATATTTTCCGGCTGAACTGCAGCGAAAATTATGATTTTATGGATTATCTGCCGAATTACAAGCTGCTTGGAAGCGGGGAGCATGGAGTATATTATGTGACGCAGCCGACGGACCTGAGGGCATATGAAAGCGATGCTGCTATATTGGAAGAGTATAGAAATCTTCAGGATGATATGGAGTGGATAATTGATAACACGGTGATTTCATCGCCCGGTGAAGGCGCGATAGATGAGGACAGCTTCGCAGAGGATATGGGGAGTATTGCGGAGGATGCATATATTCTGGAAAACAGCTTTCTTGGGAAGCTGACAGCCGCAGACCTTGACGGAATGAATAACACTCAGCTTCAGATGGCAATAAATGAGATTTATGCGAGACATCACAGAAAGTTTGAAACGCAGAGTATACAGGACTATTTTAATCAGAAGAGCTGGTACAGCGGTACAGTGGAAGCTGCCGATTTTAATCCGGGTGTGCTGAGCCAGACCGAGCAGGAGAATATTGCGTTTATTCTTTCCAGCATGAGCGGGGAGCAGGAAACGGGTACAGCGTCGGCGGGGCAGACATTGAAAAAAATGTATGCGACTACCGGGGTAAATCTCCGCGACCAGGCGTCTGTGGAGGGAAAGATTTTGGCGGTTGTATTAAGCGGAGCGGGCGTGGAAATTACCGGACAGATGACAAATGGCTGGATGCCGGTGCGCTACCAGGGCGTGAACGGTTACATCAGTGCGGAATATCTGAGCGACTGGCAGTATGCACCAGGCGATACGGACTGGACGGAACAGGATCCGGAGGATAATACCGGGGAAACGGAATCTTATCTGGAATCGCTTGGCAGTCCCGGTGCAAAAGTGGAAAAGGAAGGCGGGATGTTTGATTCGGATGGAATTATATTTGGCAAGAACAATGATATGGGATACGTTCATGGAACGGTTACCTGGCGGGATGGAAATAATTTTGGACTCCGGACCGCTGATGGAACAGAGATTTCACTGAATTTTGTGACCAGTAAAATCCAGGAAGAATATGTAGATGCCCTGCAGCCGGGAGTGGAGGCGGATATTGTTTATAACCCGGCAATCAATGAAGTAGAAGTAATGACGCTGTATTAA